CTACCGTATCTTTCAATACCTTCCCATTGACCTTGATGGACAGCGAAATTGGCTCGGATGATTCTTTGAGTATATCAGTCATTGGGTTAGATTACAGGTAGAAAAATGATTTGGTCTCCAGGTTTGATATCCCTGAAATCATTCAATTTATTGAATTGTGCTACTTTAATATAAAAACTACTGTCCCCATAAATCCGATAGCACATCAAGGGAAGATTGTCGCCTGCTGCCACTGTCCTGATATGTGTAAGATCAGATGAGTTTTTGCCTTCCTCCAATGCTTTTTTCTCGGGGGAAACCGAATAGATAAATACAGCCTTGATTTCCGTTCTAAGCGGAGTACCGTCCGTATCCATCATGGTATTGACTTGATCAAATGAATACAAGCGACCTTGAAATTCAAATTGGGTGCCCCAAAATATCTTAATGTAATTGGGTTCATGAATATCCCCATTGTAAGTGTACATCAGGTTTTTGAGTTCGTTGACTTGGTCATCCACTTTCTTTGTTGAAATAATTCCGGTACTGTCAAAAAAGAACTTGAACTCATATTTTTCTGATCTTCCTCCTTTGAACTTGACGGTATCTGCACTGCTACCTATCGGAGTAGTATTTGTGGAATAATTCAATTGTCCTTTTTTGGCAGTTTTCTCCGGGTTTACCAATACCTCATAATCTCCCAATTTATCTTTGAAATCAGGATCTTTATAAGCAATCACCTTGACCTTATTTATTTTACCCTCTGACATAAATTATCTGTGGGTTTGATTTTGTAGTTTGTCCAAAAGTCTTTCAAAGCAATCCTGCTCAATTTCTTTTTTCATTTGAGTCAAATATTCCTTTAGAACTTCTTCCTCCATCTTCTTTCCTTCAAAAGGAGAACTGTCCTCAATTACTTCCCCTTTAATTATAAGTTCTTTGATAATCAGCGTCATATTTCTAGAAGGTTTTAGTGAATTTCCTATACTTCAAAGTCAAAGTCTCAATTGCCAATTCATTCTTTGTACTGTTTAAACCACCCAATTCCCATGAAATGGGATAAGCTTGTTCAATACTCCAAACTGCCAAAGGTATAGGAATACTGGTTCCTCCAACTTTCACTGCCTTTGAAGAAAGTAGCCTTAGACTGATATCCAATGGTTTGAATTTGAAATTTTCAATGGCGTCTCTACACCAACTATCCAACTTCGAACCTTTCATCAGGCACCTCTTCAAAACTAAATCAT
This window of the Aquiflexum balticum DSM 16537 genome carries:
- a CDS encoding CIS tube protein, which produces MSEGKINKVKVIAYKDPDFKDKLGDYEVLVNPEKTAKKGQLNYSTNTTPIGSSADTVKFKGGRSEKYEFKFFFDSTGIISTKKVDDQVNELKNLMYTYNGDIHEPNYIKIFWGTQFEFQGRLYSFDQVNTMMDTDGTPLRTEIKAVFIYSVSPEKKALEEGKNSSDLTHIRTVAAGDNLPLMCYRIYGDSSFYIKVAQFNKLNDFRDIKPGDQIIFLPVI
- a CDS encoding DUF5908 family protein — its product is MTLIIKELIIKGEVIEDSSPFEGKKMEEEVLKEYLTQMKKEIEQDCFERLLDKLQNQTHR
- a CDS encoding phage tail protein — encoded protein: MINTSFFIPDYVPPTAFHFAVVFPGNPPFDSSFQEVSGLKVTVETMEKKEGGDNVFVHHLPKSIKYDDLVLKRCLMKGSKLDSWCRDAIENFKFKPLDISLRLLSSKAVKVGGTSIPIPLAVWSIEQAYPISWELGGLNSTKNELAIETLTLKYRKFTKTF